The candidate division KSB1 bacterium genome contains the following window.
ATGAAGCCGCCATGCAATACATAGAAAAGGCTACGGACTTAATCGTCATTGCCGGCAAAGAGTACGGCACCGGCAGCAGCCGCGACTGGGCGGCGAAAGGGACTGGCCTTTTGGGAGTAAAGGCCGTCATCGCTGAAAGCTACGAGAGAATCCACCGCAGCAACCTGCTTGGCATGGGCATTCTGCCCCTGCAATTTAAGGCGGGAGAAAGTGCATCCTCGCTAAACTTATCCGGAAAAGAGAGTTATACAATTACCGGAATTTCCAGTCATTTATCACCTGGAAAGATATTGCTGGTTAAAGCAAGTGATAAAAATAACCCCGAAAAGACATTTGAAGTTTTGGCACGGCTTGATACCCATGTTGAGGTAGACTACTATCGGAACGGCGGTATTCTGCAAACCGTGTTGAGGAATTTGTTGGAAGAGTGATAGAGTGACAGAGTAACAAAGGCACAGAGGCACAAAGTAACAAAGTAACAAAGAAAAAGTGCCTAAAAATTAGAGTGGCATATGGGAATCGGAGAAGGGCGAATGGGAGAATAGGAGACCGGAGAAAAGACAGAATATGTACCGTTTTTTTTGGAGCGCATCAACCGTGTTGATGCGCCGGAGCCTGATCTTTTCACTAAGTTCATGTCAAAACATCCTATACCTGTCTTTGGTAGGACAGACATTCTTGTCTGTCTTGTTTGGATATCAACCTCAGGTGTGTTTTGCCTTTTATTATTTGTTGTTTTTTTCATCAGTATCCAGCATCGGGCAAAAAGATCCCCGATTAATTAAGCTTGTGCCCGTATGTTTACTCACTAAAATCATGTGGGCACAAGTTTAACGGGTAGCATGCAGGGATTACAATTCATAGGAATTGGGCTATCCACTTGGTCGTCTATTTTACACACCCCTGAAAATCCCGCTTCACGACGGGATGACATAGTTGGAAATTTTAAGCATGAAAGCATGATTCATGAATTATTCGGGTTAATTAAATTATATTAAATGATCTATGAGTATTATTTCTCATTAACGAAACTCTTCAATATTTCCAAATTGCGCTTATGTTCTTCCAAGCCCCCAGGTGTTTCAAGAACTTTGGGAATCTTTTTAAGTCGTGGATCATTCATCATCAGACGGAATGTTTCTTCTCCGATGAGTCCTTCGCCAATATTCTCGTGGCGGTCTACCCGGCTATCCATTTCCTTTTTTGAATCATTCGCATGGATGGCATACAATGTGTCCATTCCAAGGATATTATCAAATGTCTTCCAGGCATCTTCATAATTTTCACGACTCCGAATGTCGTAGCCGGCAGCAAAGATGTGAGCGGTATCCAGGCAGACGCCTACGCGGTTTTTAGCGTCAACCAAATTTATAATGGTGGCCAACTGTTCAAATTTATATCCTAGGTTTGTTCCCTGGCCTGCTGTGGTTTCAAGCAGCAGCCGGACGGAATCGTTTGCCGTTTTCTCAATAACTCTATTTAAACTTTCGGCAATTTTCTTTAACCCGGTCTCCTCCCCCATTTTCAAATGAGATCCCGGGTGAAAAATCAAATACCGAATACCCAGTTGTTCAGCCCGTTCCACCTCATCCAAAAAAGCATTCCTGGATTTTTCCAAAACTACCGGATCCGGGCTAGCTAAATTAATTAAATAAGAACCGTGTATAACGATTTCCACAATGGCTGAGTTTTTCCAACTCTCTTTAAATTTCTCCACATCTATATCACTTAACGGTTTTGAAACCCACCTAGTTTGATTTTTGGAAAAAATCTGGATTACAGTCGCTCCAATTTCTTCCCCGTGGTCAATCCCGTTAAAAACACCGCCACTTGTAGAGACATGCGCACCAACTAATAACGTTTGTTCTTTTTTATTCATATGTTTTTCAGTAACCTTCAAGAACTGGTTTGAAATTAAATGAATTACTATCCCTTGATTTTCAAATTACTAATTTTCAAAACGTAAATT
Protein-coding sequences here:
- the nfo gene encoding deoxyribonuclease IV, translating into MNKKEQTLLVGAHVSTSGGVFNGIDHGEEIGATVIQIFSKNQTRWVSKPLSDIDVEKFKESWKNSAIVEIVIHGSYLINLASPDPVVLEKSRNAFLDEVERAEQLGIRYLIFHPGSHLKMGEETGLKKIAESLNRVIEKTANDSVRLLLETTAGQGTNLGYKFEQLATIINLVDAKNRVGVCLDTAHIFAAGYDIRSRENYEDAWKTFDNILGMDTLYAIHANDSKKEMDSRVDRHENIGEGLIGEETFRLMMNDPRLKKIPKVLETPGGLEEHKRNLEILKSFVNEK